The sequence AGAAGACTTCCCATGGCCAGGGAAAAATTGGAAGTTGCCAATAGGATACCGGTATTAGATAGTGGGGGAACTAAAGAAATTGCAATGGCCACCCCAGGTAAGGTATCTGAGACATCCTTTCGTGACATGGCAAAAGCTCCAGCAAGCCCTGTGACCACTGCTGCTAAAAGATCCAAAAGTTTTGGTGAAGTACGGATCATAATTTGATCGATGGTTTGAGGGTAAACAAGGTTAGACATTGGGATTGTTAAAAAGAAACCAACTGCAAGTGCAGCAAGAATTCCTCCAAGGCTGATAAGTAGCGAATTTTTGATAGCATAACGATCACCAATGCTGATACCAAAAGCAAGGCCCATAATGGGCATCATGAGTGGTGCGATAATCATGGCCCCAATAACCGCAGCCACAGAATTTCCAAGTAGTCCATAGGTAGCAATGCCTGAAGAGAGGATCAAAAGACAGAAAAATTTTACCAATTTTTTTTGTAAATCCGGTTTTTCAAACAATACGAGATCCCGCAGTCGTTTTACCTCTGATGCATCAACAGGATCACCATGTAAAAGTGTGCCAACTGATTTTAACATTGTTATTCACCATTTAGTATATATTAGTGAGATTATCAAATTACCAAACCTTGGGTATTGATCTACTTTTATTACCTATTTCTGTAGATCTAATATATTTTATTTTGCTAAACAAGTTTTATAAATTATTAAAAACTATTTTAGTGTGTTAAGTTTACCTTCACTGGCTACTTACGTTGAAATTGCCAAACTACTGCAACTCAGATGAACAAAAAAAGTATGTCCCGTCAAGGTTGGTGGAACTTAGATCATAATCCAATTTCCATTATCATTCCATTAATAATACAAGTATGACCTAATTTATCAATTATTACAATCGGGAGTGTTGTGAATAGTTTATAGTACTGCGGAAGTTTAATTGTGAAATAAAGATTTAAAAGATAAAGGAATAAATTCTTTTTCTTTTTTTATTTAACGTAGACCCGCATATAAGGTAAGAAATAAATTAAACAATAATATCCTTGTTGATAAAAATAATCCTCAGTATATGCCTGGGTAAAGATTCAGTTCAAAGGCTACTAAAACTATAATTAAGAATTAAAAGTGTAGTTAACCGGTGAATAGAAATGGAAAATAATCTTAATGACTACAAACGAGATTTGATATATGCTTCAATAGTGATGGTAATCTTATTGATTATATATAAATTAGTTATCATCTATTTGTTACGTGATGGGGATGTGGTTGGTATAACTTCTGTTATCCTTCTGATTACTTTGATTTTTTTGCCTTATTTACCATTTATACTCCCCTTTTATTTAGGTTATAAAATAGCGGAAAAACTTACATCTTTAGAATATGGACTTATTTTAGCTGTAATTTACCTTGCAGTTGATACTATTGTTTCATCTTTATATATCCTTTCTCAACTAAATGGCACATCTGGAGAGAAAGCAGCCATACAAACATTATTACAATCAGGAAACATAACCTATTTTACCCCTTTAAGTAGTATAATCTTTGTTATAACTGGTTTCACTGTACTAAGTTTCATTGGATTCTTATTAGGAAAAAAATAATATTTATTGCACCTATACCTATCTAAGAGTTACAATTATTGGTGGCGTTTGTGGAATAGATAAACGTTTAAAGCAAAATATGTAAAAATTTAAAATTTAAGTTTTATTAACGAACCAAAAACCATAATCATTGACTTAAGTAAAAAGTTTATACAAATTAGGAGACAATCAATGCATCACTTGACATCCAAATTGGTGATTTACAAAAATATCAACAAAGATAGCATCTTGTTTAGGTTATCCAATATCTGCCAACGATTTGAGGCAGAAGACTATGTGAGAGAAGATCTGATTTCAGATATTTACATCGAAATCAATCGTATGCTTGATATTTCAACGCTTTATGGCTTTGATAAAAATCTGTGGCACAATTACCTGGCTTTTCTTTTATCCATGACTGAAAACCCCTTCACGCTTGTTTCGGAAAAGGTTGGAACCAACGAAGGTACCGTAAATAAATTTGCCCGGAACGATTTTGACATCTTCAAGCAATTGTTTGACTACGACTTTTCTAAAATAGAAAAGGAACTGGACATTGATTGCTTTACGATCATCATGAACTACAACGCTGTGGTGAAAAGTGAACAGATCTTCAACAAGAGCGTAAGTGAAAAAGTTCAAAAACTCAGTCATACCATTGAACAGGCCAAAGATGGCGAAGAAGTATACAAAATCGTTACAGATTTCTACAAAACATATGGTGTCGGAGAATTTGGACTAAATAAAGCCTTCCGTATTTCAAATGATGATACGTCCAGAATCCTTTGCCCCATCACAACGACCAGTGATGTGATGCTGGATGATCTGGTTGGCTACGAATCCCAAAAGAGTGAACTGGTGCAGAATACAGAAGCCTTTGTTGAAGGGCGCAAAGCAAACAACGTTCTACTCTATGGTGATGCAGGCACTGGAAAATCCGCAAGCATTAAGGCAATCTTAAATAAGTATTACAGCCGCGGGCTCCGTATGATAGAGGTCCACAAACACGAATTCAAGGAATTACCGAAGGTCATTGCAGCCATAAAAAACAGAAACTATCGTTTTATAATTTATATGGACGATCTGTCCTTTGAAGAGTTTGAAATTGAGTACAAATATTTGAAGGTGGTTATGGAAGGCGGTTTAGAAACAAAACCTGAAAACGTACTCATCTACGCAACATCCAACAGGCGCCATTTGATCCGGGAAACATGGAGTGATCGTTCGGACATGTCTGAGGATGAACTGCACCGTTCGGAGACTGTGAATGAAAAACTCTCCCTGTCGGCGCGGTTCGGAGTGACAATTGGTTACTACACTCCCCAGAGGAAAGAATATTTCAACATAGTCACAACCCTTGCAAGGAGATACCCTGAAATCAAACTGACAGATGAAGAACTAACATCTGCAGCAAGTAAATGGGAAATGCATCATGGTGGAATGTCAGGACGTACAGCACAACAGTTCATAGATTCCTTGCTTGGAACTCTTGATCCATCCTAATTTGTTTTTAGAAGATAAAATGCAGAAATAAAAAAAATCAAACGCAACTTTCAATGTTTGCCTGACAATTTAAAGGATATAAGATGGATAATACATGATTTTCAGCACATTCGATTAAATAAATTTTATGGAGTGAAGATCTTAATTTAAAATAAAATAATAATCTAATAAATAAATCAAAACTTCATCTATAATACATTGAAATTCAAAAATCATAAACTTTCATTGTTCACGAGGAATTTAGGTGTTTTAATGAGTTTAATCCATTGTCCCAAATGTCAACGTAAGATAAGTTCAAAGAATATAAAATGTCCCTATTGTGGATATCAAAGAGCCAATGATTATTTCTTTGATTGGCCTTTATTTTACTTGACAACCGTGAGCGTATTTATGTTAGTTGTAATAGTTTTTCTTTCATATTTTCAAGGTGTCTTTCAAGGTATATTTTTAGTTGTAATGGCAATATTGACTTTATTAACTATAGTATTGCCCGTAAATTTATTAAAAAATTTATTAATAAAAAGTATGGACATGTCTGATGTCAATTAAGGTTTAATCTAATTATGTTAATGGAGGCCCATTTACATGAGAACAGCATATCTATTAGTATTTAACGGTTTATCTGATTGGGAACCCGGTTTAGCGGCGGCTGAAATCAACAAATCACGAGATTATTCTGTAAAAACAGTTGGTTTCAACGAAGACACCATAGTAACCATGGGTGGGGTTTCTATAGTTCCAGATTGTACCATCGATAAAATCAATTACAATAATGCTGCTATTATTATTTTACCCGGTGGAGGAATGTGGGAAAACGATCCAGTGATGGATATGGTTCCTGTTGTTGAAAAATTCATAAAGATGGACATGCCTGTTGCAGCCATCTGCGGAACAACTGTTTTTTTAGCCAGACATGGATTTTTTGAGGGCGTCAAACACACCAGTAATGGGGAAGCGTACCTTCAGAACTTAGTAGGAAAGTATAAAGGTAATGATTTGTATGTTAACAAGCCTTCTGTTTCTGATAATGGGATAATTACCGCCAATGGAATTGCTTCTCTTGAATTTGCCAGAGATGTGCTTGCTGAACTTGGTATTTATGATAAGGATACCTTAAATGTGTGGTATGATTTTTTTAAAAACCCACAGTTGGATGAATAATATTTGCTTCTCATATAAACTCCATTTTCTCTGAACTTAATGTCTGTTTAACATTCCTCCAATGATTACTATCACGATATAATTTGTTATCTGATTTTTCGCATCAACAAGAGTAACCCTGTTACTTGCCTCATACAGAATGGCATCAGAGGAGTTTATTGGGAAAGGTTTGGCTACTCCCTTTTCTATTTGTGTTTTTGTGAATAACCATGGTTTGTTGTATTTGAACAGTTTTAATGTTTATTGAATATTTTTGTATTTATTTATCAGTTTTTAGATAGTAATACTGGTTTTTATTTTTATATTCTAGTTAATATGTTGTGGAACTGTTTAATTTAAATGTTTATCTTCTATGGGGTTGATATTTTTTGTAAATTGTTTTTATTCGCTCGGATTATCCGTATTTTGGGGATAAAAATCGAAACTTTTATTTATTGTGAATGTATTATCTTGGTTTGGATATGATAATATAATCATTTTATATCCCGAATAATCATGAAGGAGGTGAAAAACTGAAAAAACAAACAAAAACTACTAAAATGTTAGTATTGATGGTTTTTATTGGTCTTTGTGTTGTTTTAACGGCCTCAAGTGTCAGTGCAGCTTCAACTGTTTATGTTAACGCAACAGGAGGTAACGACGCCAACACTGGAACAAGTGACAGTCCTTACCAGACAATAGCTCAAGGAATAAGCGGCGTAGATGAAAATGGAACCGTATACATTGCAAATGGTGTTTACAATGGAACAGGCAA is a genomic window of Methanobacterium congolense containing:
- a CDS encoding TIGR00341 family protein — protein: MLKSVGTLLHGDPVDASEVKRLRDLVLFEKPDLQKKLVKFFCLLILSSGIATYGLLGNSVAAVIGAMIIAPLMMPIMGLAFGISIGDRYAIKNSLLISLGGILAALAVGFFLTIPMSNLVYPQTIDQIMIRTSPKLLDLLAAVVTGLAGAFAMSRKDVSDTLPGVAIAISLVPPLSNTGILLATSNFSLAMGSLLLFLTNYFAILLTGAVLFGVMGFSKVSFNNQSFSARRKGIFIALILIFLITVPLAYTSYQTLMDNSLKENVYEESSNWLNDTGYAVTAVNTDIFNDTVVVAVVGDGTLPPIEELDQSLKGKLHGKTLRVEVINSKAYNLNN
- a CDS encoding ATP-binding protein codes for the protein MLDISTLYGFDKNLWHNYLAFLLSMTENPFTLVSEKVGTNEGTVNKFARNDFDIFKQLFDYDFSKIEKELDIDCFTIIMNYNAVVKSEQIFNKSVSEKVQKLSHTIEQAKDGEEVYKIVTDFYKTYGVGEFGLNKAFRISNDDTSRILCPITTTSDVMLDDLVGYESQKSELVQNTEAFVEGRKANNVLLYGDAGTGKSASIKAILNKYYSRGLRMIEVHKHEFKELPKVIAAIKNRNYRFIIYMDDLSFEEFEIEYKYLKVVMEGGLETKPENVLIYATSNRRHLIRETWSDRSDMSEDELHRSETVNEKLSLSARFGVTIGYYTPQRKEYFNIVTTLARRYPEIKLTDEELTSAASKWEMHHGGMSGRTAQQFIDSLLGTLDPS
- a CDS encoding type 1 glutamine amidotransferase family protein, whose product is MRTAYLLVFNGLSDWEPGLAAAEINKSRDYSVKTVGFNEDTIVTMGGVSIVPDCTIDKINYNNAAIIILPGGGMWENDPVMDMVPVVEKFIKMDMPVAAICGTTVFLARHGFFEGVKHTSNGEAYLQNLVGKYKGNDLYVNKPSVSDNGIITANGIASLEFARDVLAELGIYDKDTLNVWYDFFKNPQLDE